The following are encoded in a window of Carya illinoinensis cultivar Pawnee chromosome 15, C.illinoinensisPawnee_v1, whole genome shotgun sequence genomic DNA:
- the LOC122297591 gene encoding solute carrier family 25 member 44-like, which translates to MSLGAAEDDSASEIHIPSDIDWHMLDKSRFFFLGAALFSGVSAALYPIVVLKTRQQVSPIPISCLKMSFGIMRYEGLRGFYRGFGTSLMGTIPARALYMAALEVTKSNVGTVTVRLGFSDTTATAIANAAAGLSSAMAAQLIWTPIDVVSQRLMVQGCENSGKNIAPHINSSRYSNGIDAFRKILIADGPRGLYRGFGISILMYAPSNAVWWASYSVTQRLIWSGFGCYMGKKDKDDYSFRPDSKATVAVQGLCAAMASGISAVITMPLDTIKTRLQVLDGEEKRPLTVVQTVRTLVKDAGFRACYRGLGPRWASMSMSATTMITTYEFLKRMSTKRQDSFTA; encoded by the coding sequence ATGAGCTTGGGCGCAGCCGAGGATGATTCGGCTTCAGAGATCCATATCCCATCTGATATAGATTGGCATATGCTCGACAAATCCAGGTTCTTCTTTCTCGGTGCCGCTTTGTTTTCGGGTGTATCGGCAGCTCTTTATCCCATCGTCGTCTTGAAGACCCGTCAACAGGTTTCTCCTATTCCAATTTCTTGTCTCAAAATGTCCTTTGGCATCATGCGCTACGAGGGTTTGAGGGGGTTTTATAGGGGTTTTGGTACATCTTTAATGGGTACGATCCCGGCTCGAGCGCTTTACATGGCGGCGCTTGAGGTCACCAAGAGTAATGTTGGGACTGTCACTGTGAGATTAGGTTTTTCAGATACTACGGCCACGGCTATAGCTAACGCTGCCGCTGGCTTGAGCTCTGCCATGGCTGCCCAATTGATTTGGACCCCTATTGATGTTGTGAGCCAAAGACTAATGGTTCAGGGTTGCGAAAATAGCGGCAAGAATATCGCTCCCCATATAAATTCTAGTAGGTACAGTAATGGGATTGATGCTTTTAGGAAGATTCTCATTGCAGACGGTCCAAGAGGATTGTATAGGGGATTTGGGATTTCCATATTAATGTATGCGCCATCGAATGCAGTTTGGTGGGCTTCTTACTCTGTTACACAAAGGCTTATTTGGAGTGGTTTTGGTTGCTATATGGGTAAAAAGGATAAAGATGATTACAGTTTTAGGCCAGATTCGAAAGCAACGGTGGCAGTGCAGGGATTGTGTGCTGCTATGGCGAGTGGAATTTCGGCTGTAATCACTATGCCACTCGACACGATTAAGACAAGATTGCAGGTTTTGGACGGCGAAGAAAAAAGGCCCCTGACGGTTGTGCAGACAGTTAGAACCTTGGTGAAGGATGCTGGATTTAGGGCTTGTTATAGAGGGTTGGGTCCAAGGTGGGCTTCAATGTCTATGTCTGCAACAACCATGATCACTACCTATGAATTCTTGAAACGTATGTCTACCAAGCGGCAAGACAGCTTTACCGCAtga